In Deltaproteobacteria bacterium, one DNA window encodes the following:
- a CDS encoding phosphoglucosamine mutase, which translates to MSRKYFGTDGVRGQANTEPMTTDTVMRLGRAAAYRFKTDVRRHRILIGKDTRRSGYMLEFALSAGICSAGVDTLLLGPLPTPGVAFLARDMRADAGVMISASHNPFEDNGIKFFDRHGYKLPDDVEERIEEIMDSRQAEENPVTAGEVGRAWRIDDAVGRYIVFLKKSFPADLTLEGVKIVLDCANGAAYKVAPAVFEELGATVHVIGNKPDGKNINDRCGAMHPETMAELVREQGADLGIALDGDADRLVMVDERGRTVTGDHVMAAIGRHMLAENRLKKNTVVATVMSNMGLEASLRSVGGHVVRSGVGDRYVIELMQTEGYNFGGEQSGHFIFGDEHTTGDGILSALQVMAYLVKRQAPLSTFFEVMTVFPQITRNVNVREKIPFEQMPEVARRISAAEKSLGESGRILVRYSGTETKARVMVEGENEDVIVRLCDDILGAIEQEIGV; encoded by the coding sequence ATGTCTCGCAAATATTTCGGCACCGACGGTGTTCGCGGGCAAGCGAATACCGAGCCCATGACGACCGACACGGTGATGCGTCTCGGCCGCGCGGCGGCCTATCGCTTCAAGACCGACGTGCGCCGCCACCGCATCCTGATCGGCAAGGACACGCGCCGCTCGGGCTACATGCTCGAATTTGCGCTTTCGGCGGGCATCTGTTCGGCGGGGGTGGACACGCTGCTGCTCGGGCCGCTGCCGACGCCGGGCGTGGCGTTTCTCGCCCGCGACATGCGCGCCGACGCCGGGGTCATGATCTCGGCGAGCCACAATCCGTTCGAGGACAACGGCATCAAGTTCTTCGACCGCCACGGCTACAAACTGCCCGACGACGTCGAAGAGCGCATCGAGGAGATCATGGACTCGCGCCAGGCCGAGGAAAATCCGGTCACGGCGGGCGAGGTCGGCCGCGCGTGGCGCATCGACGACGCCGTGGGCCGCTACATCGTTTTCCTCAAGAAATCGTTCCCCGCGGACCTGACGCTGGAAGGCGTGAAAATCGTGCTCGACTGCGCAAACGGCGCGGCGTACAAGGTCGCGCCCGCCGTCTTCGAGGAACTCGGCGCGACCGTGCACGTGATCGGCAACAAACCCGACGGCAAGAACATCAACGACCGCTGCGGCGCGATGCACCCCGAAACGATGGCCGAGCTCGTGCGCGAACAGGGCGCGGACCTCGGCATCGCCCTCGACGGCGACGCCGACCGCCTTGTGATGGTCGATGAGCGCGGTCGCACGGTGACCGGCGATCACGTCATGGCCGCGATCGGTCGTCACATGCTCGCCGAGAATCGGTTGAAGAAGAACACGGTCGTCGCGACGGTGATGAGCAATATGGGGCTCGAGGCGTCGCTGCGCTCCGTGGGTGGGCACGTCGTGCGCTCCGGCGTCGGCGACCGATACGTGATCGAGCTGATGCAGACCGAAGGCTACAACTTCGGCGGCGAGCAGTCGGGGCATTTCATCTTCGGCGACGAACACACCACGGGCGACGGCATCCTGTCCGCGCTTCAGGTGATGGCCTATCTCGTCAAGCGACAAGCCCCGCTATCCACGTTCTTCGAGGTCATGACCGTGTTTCCGCAAATCACGCGCAACGTGAACGTGCGCGAAAAAATCCCCTTCGAGCAGATGCCCGAGGTCGCCCGGCGCATCAGCGCTGCGGAAAAGTCCCTCGGCGAGTCCGGCCGAATTCTCGTGCGTTACTCGGGCACCGAAACCAAGGCGCGCGTGATGGTGGAAGGCGAGAACGAGGACGTGATCGTGCGCCTGTGCGATGACATCCTGGGCGCGATCGAGCAGGAGATCGGCGTCTGA
- a CDS encoding TIGR00159 family protein yields the protein MNWNFFLSFNWRDALDILVVTVVIYNIIMLVRGTRALQMMLGLALVLGVYVLSRYTELHTLHWMLDNFLQSVIILIVILFAEDIRRGLARFGKNPFASNNFLVPTEFIDEVVRAVQALINRRIGAIIVIERETGLNEYIDEGIAIDAAISRELIISMFLPSSPIHDGAVIIRNGRMVAAGCFFPLATDVHLDKDLGTRHRAAIGVSQASDAVVLVVSEERGAASLVHQGHMQRDLAPDVLYERLKKLMG from the coding sequence TTGAACTGGAATTTTTTCCTCAGCTTTAACTGGCGCGACGCACTCGACATCCTTGTCGTCACGGTGGTGATCTACAACATCATCATGCTGGTGCGCGGCACGCGCGCGCTGCAGATGATGCTGGGCCTCGCGCTGGTGCTGGGCGTTTACGTGCTCTCGCGCTACACCGAGCTGCACACGCTGCACTGGATGCTCGACAACTTTCTCCAGTCCGTCATCATCCTCATCGTCATCCTCTTCGCCGAGGACATCCGGCGCGGCCTGGCCCGGTTCGGCAAGAACCCGTTCGCGTCCAACAATTTCCTGGTGCCCACCGAGTTCATCGACGAGGTCGTGCGCGCCGTGCAGGCGCTCATTAACCGGCGCATCGGAGCGATCATCGTCATCGAGCGCGAAACCGGTCTGAACGAATACATCGACGAAGGCATCGCGATCGACGCGGCCATCTCGCGCGAGCTCATCATCTCGATGTTTCTGCCCTCGTCGCCGATTCACGACGGCGCGGTCATCATCCGCAACGGGCGAATGGTCGCGGCGGGGTGCTTTTTTCCGCTCGCGACCGACGTGCATCTCGACAAGGATCTGGGCACGCGCCACCGCGCGGCGATCGGCGTCTCGCAGGCATCCGACGCGGTCGTGCTGGTCGTTTCGGAGGAACGCGGCGCGGCGAGTCTGGTGCACCAAGGACACATGCAACGCGATCTCGCGCCGGACGTCCTGTACGAACGGCTGAAGAAACTCATGGGCTGA